Proteins from one Candidatus Saccharimonadales bacterium genomic window:
- the rpmG gene encoding 50S ribosomal protein L33, producing the protein MAKKNTKRKLVGLVSDLSGHRTYYTPKNVQNTTEKLVLKKYDPVARKHATYTETKKNLGRNEIKPRKG; encoded by the coding sequence ATGGCAAAGAAGAACACAAAGCGTAAATTAGTTGGTCTAGTCAGTGATCTTAGCGGTCACCGTACGTACTATACCCCTAAAAACGTGCAAAACACTACTGAAAAACTAGTCCTCAAGAAATATGATCCAGTTGCTCGTAAACATGCGACGTACACTGAGACAAAAAAGAACCTTGGTCGTAACGAAATTAAACCACGTAAGGGATAA